From the genome of Biomphalaria glabrata chromosome 1, xgBioGlab47.1, whole genome shotgun sequence, one region includes:
- the LOC106074370 gene encoding protein mono-ADP-ribosyltransferase PARP14-like isoform X3, protein MSDKKRKLNVEGDLGNITRDQLNILFKNKRAQGGGPVEDVQISEDKKSAVIIFKDPEAVDLIMSRGDIVVINDIQLKVSRLFDVPDLGSHRAETNVNDTVLPSEPKQLSKSFSENASAEIELEPTSLSKKTNKLKVIGFPEDVTKDQLTILFKNKRGQGGGPVEAINISEDKTSAVIIFKETEAVDLVMSRGDTVIFSGIPLKVSPLYDETDTSPKAITEISEMLLSSGIKSNNSAENVSAEAKLIPTSLSKKTNKLKVTGFPEDVTKDQLIILFKNKRGQGGGPVEAINISEDKTSAAIIFKETEAVDLVMSRGDTVIFSGIPLKVSPLYDETDTSPKAITEISEMLLSSGIKSNNSAENVSAEAKLIPTSLSKKTNKLKVTGFPEDVTKDQLIILFKNKRGQGGGPVEAINISEDKTSAAIIFKETEAVDLVMSRGDTVIFSGIPLKVSPLYDETDTSPKAITEISEMLLSSGIKSNNSAENVSAEAKLIPTSLSKKTNKLKVIGFPEDVTKDQLTILFKNKRGQGGGPVEAINISEDKTSAVIIFKETEAVDLVVSRGDTVIFSGIPLKVSPLYDETDASSDTSTDISEIPLSSEIKSESSNSSENVSREVEFIPRSLPKKTNKLLVRGIPDSVTKDHLNIFFKNKKRLGGGPVEEIVFLEDKTSAVIIFKENEAVDLVMSRGETVIFSSSPLNVSPFYDETDDSCEAKTEIIEMPLSSGIKSESNNSAEIVSSGDKLKPSNSSMKTNKLKVSGIPEQISKDQLSLLFKNKRGQGGGPVEAINLTEDGTSAVVIFKESEAVDLVMSRGSTVTISKVSLEVSPLYDETDDSTCTNSEMSEIKLSSKTNSKSKHSSENVSSGDKLKPSSSSKKTNKLKVTGLPDEVTKDQLHIFFKNKRGQGGGQIEAIHIPKDGTNAIVIFKKTEAVDLIMSRGNTVTYFNTTLTVKPYYKEITTETPEAQDNITEDSEMHMSIKQKKRKPKVENRKMSTNMVTSDSEGSCTLTEKEKEKPLSFKKMEKEKTKTLETPPSKKNDKDKQEDTTEFALHNTTVKIKLHSIDTCKDTYIYYLEDESLNIGPFHEESLMLDGLHNIIYVTFHTQKDAKSFCQKKHPPDLEISKVEMATEEDFKTYPNYIFLKGNLENLGALAEQINEKTGLEVSDIIQEDDLDACIVKLDPRFCDDITQLTWTLTSVGSNKMITAPVYKKNCVSVSGLTPDVSIPTLKRYLENKKRSGGGKTKSLVQIAEDEVVVYFEDDVDLTALISREDHTIEHTDLIISRYYPCLSRNYMKKDDSLKVKPDKNQPLPSKTFSKKKQLQLNPGSLMSVYIVKKQGPIFVGVLTLTPYAFPYLKGQKHKLENIAREAYCEMTLFPQMLQLKLNWPEKLEAKEVKQKLENGLKEISNYLKQFAVLTFTMNESEAQHFQHFCTGKVDIFYHEESSKMIVINLDSQTSLKALIHHLYDEFIQQGKDQQDASRLIEIKKKLSLSEGAEKINVSTDISKAKSELKVSVEEKTFQHSEEVSLDKFEIKLLEKCLFFDQFKETYKETKINLDNDTNKVILMGNDRSQLNSIHLDILNKCKQDVGFSKLESVTADQMKLLKKDNVQKKVDSMLDNCYMQCNENDVKLYYLKSGSVNISDAEKKIRSQVEVTKKPINQDMLKILESSDGSTFLSSLTDPNSGFNTVIQLDSNNQELMIICPGDQIYQLNKSVDNYLETNKLHQKEISLSYGKQQFINKYLMEELNHLKSSLGRDATLEFLSDKCLIKGLRDPVSNCEVHINQLVSKIDKNDVQLNFFGIDEFLHDPEGKSLLREIEETHRCVIQFKSEAKKAPAPKVAIKPPTLIAKCSLRDVNISFFQGNIFGLKADAVVNPLDSSFQFVSAINRELIQQGGLEIQREFERSNTSSSVGSVVETSSGSLSKVKNIIHAVCPVYLDYQQEKELELTVKACLHHAANKNYSTISLPTVGLGKILKFPLLPACKILLESIKSSLESGRHSFKDIFLCDVNSDNIKEIMDRFEAQGIEIEHFNKPTDKKEPTKSHSRSPPKSFAKKSWDFKNMKVDIVLGEINKQDTDIIVITVDKSLDLSKGRLAKTILREAGDDIQNELLNRFSDGVRTGDFAESSGGNLQCKHIFHACLSRFRGDTVQMEHLVYKLLEGANRLKAKSISLPALGTGNLGYSPEDSAEVIMKTIENFAAQNPHFSLKISIVVFPRDTDVAQAFKSARESFATGGQSDIEEEASSASYFGSFKKHLASYFSKAPTDNKGIQKYGNVSLKIKQGDITKERNSDVIVNGIKDSMDLSHSGQVCKTLLKICGQELQDECSRKIDEMKTDGLVVTSAPKLQCKNIIHISQDQFSKCLDKGVTKILLEAEKIGASTLSLPVLGAGSRHANHHSIKKSILSAIEQFGNSGAKKLTKIKLVIFDPHVFNVFMGHGEAKVHSSHDKSIANMPPISVSQKAELVIYSDSAEQRMLAEKKLKEKCKAAFKEEKDTEQNLTKLSNAQIKSLEYLGLQNRIKVTVRAQEHLLITEGFQPTGMLQVHKQLKKLVVEAVGKHHMSLLHAVPSSIEWQYKQGDKWRSFDSVLNSETEREFKNKSDTFEITDMKGRKISINFKKMKETFQEEQGGKQSFDIRRYDKTKSVSEPLPRKWDKMSKGENLKMVQVQPGSEEYTKVEQHFTSKGGNLPIKKIERIQNKALYQQFSVKKRDIDAHNPKGHQNELKLFHGTAAQTVPFINENGFDRSHCGVNGTAYGKGVYFALNSSYSVGYAKSDILGNRYMYVARVLTGENVTTNGNTQFLPNKPGTNRPYDSGGSIPHGIYVIFHDAQVYPEYLITF, encoded by the exons CTGTTGACTTGATAATGAGCCGAGGAGACATAGTGGTTATTAATGACATACAACTTAAAGTGAGCCGACTATTCGATGTGCCTGATCTAGGGAGTCATAGAGCTGAGACTAATGTTAATGACACAGTGTTACCCTCAGAACCAAAACAGTTGTCTAAAAGTTTCTCAGAAAATGCTTCTGCTGAAATTGAATTGGAACCTACAAGtctatcaaagaaaacaaacaaattgaaaGTCATAGGCTTTCCTGAAGATGTTACCAAAGATCAACTTActatattgtttaaaaataaaagaggacAAGGTGGTGGACCTGTAGAGGCAATAAATATTTCAGAAGACAAGACAAGTGCTGTTATTATTTTCAAAGAGACTGAAG CTGTTGATTTGGTGATGAGTCGAGGGGACACAGTCATTTTTTCTGGCATTCCCCTTAAAGTGAGCCCACTTTATGATGAAACTGATACTAGTCCTAAAGCCATTACTGAAATTAGTGAAATGTTATTATCATCAGGAATAAAGTCAAACAATTCAGCAGAAAATGTTTCTGCAGAAGCCAAATTGATACCTACAAGtctatcaaagaaaacaaacaaattgaaaGTTACAGGCTTTCCTGAAGATGTTACCAAAGATCAACttattatattgtttaaaaataaaagaggacAAGGTGGTGGACCTGTAGAGGCAATAAATATTTCAGAAGACAAGACAAGTGCTGCTATTATTTTCAAAGAGACTGAAG CTGTTGATTTGGTGATGAGTCGAGGGGACACAGTCATTTTTTCTGGCATTCCCCTTAAAGTGAGCCCACTTTATGATGAAACTGATACTAGTCCTAAAGCCATTACTGAAATCAGTGAAATGTTATTATCATCAGGAATAAAGTCAAACAATTCAGCAGAAAATGTTTCTGCAGAAGCCAAATTGATACCTACAAGtctatcaaagaaaacaaacaaattgaaaGTTACAGGCTTTCCTGAAGATGTTACCAAAGATCAACttattatattgtttaaaaataaaagaggacAAGGTGGTGGACCTGTAGAGGCAATAAATATTTCAGAAGACAAGACAAGTGCTGCTATTATTTTCAAAGAGACTGAAG CTGTTGATTTGGTGATGAGTCGAGGGGACACAGTCATTTTTTCTGGCATTCCCCTTAAAGTGAGCCCACTTTATGATGAAACTGATACTAGTCCTAAAGCCATTACTGAAATTAGTGAAATGTTATTATCATCAGGAATAAAGTCAAACAATTCAGCAGAAAATGTTTCTGCAGAAGCCAAATTGATACCTACAAGtctatcaaagaaaacaaacaaattgaaaGTCATAGGCTTTCCTGAAGATGTTACCAAAGATCAACTTActatattgtttaaaaataaaagaggacAAGGTGGTGGACCTGTAGAGGCAATAAATATTTCAGAAGACAAGACAAGTGCTGttattattttcaaagaaaCTGAAG CTGTTGATTTGGTGGTGAGCCGAGGGGACACAGTCATTTTTTCTGGTATTCCTCTCAAAGTGAGCCCACTTTATGATGAAACAGATGCTAGTTCTGATACCAGTACTGACATAAGTGAGATACCATTGTCCTCAGAAATAAAATCAGAGTCAAGCAATTCATCAGAAAATGTTTCTAGAGAAGTTGAATTTATACCTAGAAGTCttccaaagaaaacaaataaattattagTTAGAGGCATTCCAGATAGTGTAACCAAagatcatttaaatatattttttaaaaataaaaagagactaGGTGGTGGACCTGTAGaagaaatagtgtttttagaagACAAGACAAGTGCTGTTatcattttcaaagaaaacgaAG CTGTTGATTTGGTCATGAGTCGAGGAGAAACAGTCATCTTTTCAAGTAGTCCTCTTAATGTGAGCCCTTTTTATGATGAAACGGATGATAGTTGTGAAGCTAAGACTGAAATCATAGAGATGCCATTATCCTCAGGAATAAAATCAGAGTCAAACAATTCAGCAGAAATTGTTTCTTCAGGAGACAAATTGAAACCTTCAAATTcatcaatgaaaacaaacaaattgaaaGTTAGTGGCATTCCTGAACAGATTTCCAAAGATCAACTTAGtctattgtttaaaaataaaaggggtCAAGGTGGTGGACCTGTAGAAGCAATAAATCTTACAGAAGATGGGACAAGTGCTGTTgtcatttttaaagaaagtgaAG CCGTTGATTTGGTGATGAGTCGAGGAAGCACAGTCACTATTTCAAAAGTGTCCCTTGAAGTCAGCCCACTGTATGATGAAACTGATGACAGTACTTGTACTAATTCTGAAATGAGTGAGATAAAATTATCCTCAAAAACAAATTCAAAGTCAAAACATTCCTCAGAAAATGTTTCTTCAGGAGACAAATTGAAACCTTCAAGTtcatcaaagaaaacaaacaaattgaaaGTTACAGGCCTTCCAGATGAAGTTACCAAAGATCAacttcatatattttttaaaaataaaaggggtCAAGGTGGTGGACAGATAGAAGCAATACATATTCCAAAAGATGGCACAAATGCTATTGTCATATTTAAAAAGACTGAAG ctgtAGATTTAATTATGAGCAGAGGCAACACTGTTACATATTTTAATACTACTCTAACTGTGAAGCCATATTATAAAGAGATAACTACTGAGACACCAGAAGCACAAGACAACATCACAGAAGACTCTGAAATGCACATGTCTATAAAACAGAAGAAAAGGAAACCAAAAGTGGAAAACAGAAAAATGAGTACAAATATGGTTACCAGTGACAGTGAAGGCAGTTGTACATtgacagaaaaagagaaagaaaaaccattatcctttaaaaaaatggaaaaagaaaaaacgaAGACGTTAGAAACACCCCCATCAAAAAAGAACGATAAGGACAAACAAGAAGACACTACGGAATTCGCTCTTCATAACACGACTGTGAAGATAAAACTGCATAGTATTGATACTTGTAAAGACACCTACATTTATTACTTAGAAGACGAATCACTTAACATTGGTCCATTTCATGAGGAAAGTTTGATGCTTGATGGACTGCATAACATTATCTATGTAACTTTTCATACCCAAAAAG atgcTAAAAGTTTTTGTCAAAAGAAGCATCCACCAGACTTGGAAATATCCAAAGTAGAAATGGCAACAGAAGAAGACTTCAAAACATATCCCAATTATATTTTTCTGAAAGGCAATCTTGAAAACTTAGGAGCTCTAGCTGAACAAATAAATGAGAAAACTGGTTTGGAGGTGTCAGACATAATTCAAGAAGATGACTTGGACGCTTGCATTGTCAAATTGGATCCACGTTTCTGTGATG ATATTACACAGTTGACATGGACATTAACTTCTGTTGGCAGTAACAAGATGATCACTGCTccagtgtataaaaaaaattgtgtttcgGTTTCTGGTCTCACACCAGATGTCTCTATTCCAACTTTAAAACGTTACTTGGAAAACAAAAAGCGAAGTGGTGGTGGAAAAACAAAGTCGTTAGTCCAGATTGCAGAAGATGAAGTTGTTGTCTATTTTGAGGATGACGTAG atCTAACAGCCCTCATATCCAGAGAAGATCACACAATAGAACATACAGATCTCATTATTTCTCGCTATTATCCTTGCCTGTCCAGAAATTACATGAAAAAAGATGATTCGTTAAAAGTGAAACCAGATAAAAATCAACCTTTACCTTCTAAAACATTCTCCAAAAAGAAGCAGTTACAATTAAATCCAGGCTCCTTAATGTCtgtttacattgtaaaaaaacaagGCCCTATTTTTGTTGGGGTGCTTACTTTAACACCATATGCTTTCCCTTACCTGAAGggacaaaaacacaaattagaAAACATTGCACGAGAGGCTTATTGTGAAATGACATTATTCCCTCAAATGctacaattaaaattaaattggccAGAAAAATTAGAAGCCAAAGAAGTAAAACAGAAGCTTGAGAATGGACTCAAGGAAATTTCCAATTATTTAAAACAGTTTGCAGTTCTGACTTTTACAATGAATGAGAGTGAAGCGCaacattttcaacatttttgcACTGGCAAAGTAGATATTTTTTACCATGAGGAATCATCTAAAATGATTGTAATCAACCTGGACTCACAAACATCTTTAAAAGCGCTGATCCATCATCTCTATGATGAATTTATCCAGCAGGGTAAAGATCAACAAGATGCATCAAGATTGATAGAAATCAAGAAAAAACTATCTTTAAGTGAAGGGgctgaaaaaataaatgtatcgaCAGATATTTCAAAAGCAAAGTCAGAGCTGAAAGTTTCTGttgaagaaaaaacatttcaacaCAGTGAAGAGGTCTCCTTagacaaatttgaaattaaattgcttgagaaatgtttattttttgatcaatttaaagaaacttATAAAGAAACTAAAATAAACTTGGACAATGACACTAACAAAGTTATTCTCATGGGAAATGATAGAAGTCAATTAAATTCCATTCATttagatattttaaacaaatgtaaacaagatgTGGGCTTTAGTAAACTAGAAAGTGTAACAGCAGATCAAATGAAGCTACTTAAGAAAGACAATGTTCAAAAGAAAGTGGATTCAATGCTAGATAACTGCTATATGCAGTGTAATGAGAATGATGTAAAACTGTACTATTTAAAGTCTGGATCAGTAAACATCAGTGACGcagaaaagaaaattagatCACAAGTTGAAGTTACCAAAAAACCCATCAACCAAGATATGCTCAAAATACTTGAGTCTTCTGATGGCTCTACATTTTTGTCCAGTTTGACTGACCCCAACAGTGGTTTCAACACAGTGATACAATTAGATTCCAACAACCAAGAACTTATGATCATTTGCCCAGGCGACCAAATCTATCAGCTCAATAAATCTGTTGATAACTATTTGGAAACTAACAAATTACATCAGAAGGAAATTTCTTTGTCATATGGGAAACAACAATTCATCAATAAATACTTAATGGAAGAGCTAAACCACTTAAAGTCATCTCTCGGAAGGGATGCCACTTTGGAGTTTTTGTCTGATAAATGTTTAATCAAAGGACTCAGAGATCCAGTCAGCAATTGTGAGGTTCACATCAACCAATTGGT gtcaaaaatagacaaaaatgaTGTCCAGCTAAATTTTTTTGGCATTGATGAATTTCTTCATGATCCTGAAGGCAAAAGCTTGTTAAGAGAAATTGAAGAAACCCACAGATGTGTTATACAGTTCAAGTCAGAGGCAAAAAAAGCTCCAGCTCCAAAAGTGGCAATAAAGCCACCGACACTAATAGCCAAATGTTCTTTACGTGATGTCAATATAAGTTTTTTTCAAGGGAATATTTTTGGTCTTAAGGCAGATGCTGTTGTAAATCCTTTAGACTCATCATTCCAGTTTGTGAGTGCAATAAATCGAGAATTAATTCAGCAAG GAGGTctagagatacagagagagttTGAGAGGTCCAATACATCTTCCTCTGTTGGTTCAGTTGTTGAAACATCTAGTGGCTCTttgtcaaaagtaaaaaatataatccATGCTGTCTGTCCTGTATACTTAGACTATCAGCAAGAGAAAGAATTAGAATTAACAGTGAAAGCTTGTCTTCATCATGCGGCTAATAAAAACTATTCCACAATAAGTTTACCTACAGTTGGTCTTGgaa AAATTTTGAAATTTCCTTTACTACCTGCCTGTAAAATACTGCTTGAATCAATTAAGAGCTCCTTAGAATCAGGGAGACACAGTTTCAAAGACATCTTTTTATGTGATGTGAATAGTGATAACATAAAGGAAATAATGGATAGGTTTGAGGCCCAGGGTATTGAAATAGAGCATTTTAACAAACCAACAGATAAAAAAG agCCTACTAAGTCTCACAGTCGATCTCCACCAAAGTCTTTTGCTAAAAAAAGttgggattttaaaaatatgaaagtgGACATTGTTTTGggtgaaataaacaaacaagac ACTGATATCATTGTTATCACTGTAGACAAGTCTTTGGATTTGAGTAAAGGGAGGTTAGCCAAAACAATATTACGTGAGGCAGGAGATgacatacaaaatgaattactaAATAG GTTTAGTGATGGAGTCAGAACTGGTGATTTTGCAGAGTCTAGTGGAGGCAATTTGCAGTGCAAACATATTTTCCATGCATGTCTTTCACGCTTCAGGGGAGATACTGTGCAG ATGGAACACTTAGTGTACAAACTGTTGGAAGGAGCTAACAGGCTAAAGGCCAAATCTATTTCTCTCCCAGCTTTAGGTACTGGAAATTTAGGCTATTCACCAG AGGATTCAGCTGAAGTCATTATGAAAACCATTGAAAACTTTGCTGCTCAGAATCCACATTTCAGCTTAAAAATCAGTATTGTTGTTTTCCCAAGAGACACAGACGTTGCCCAA GCTTTCAAGTCAGCTAGAGAAAGTTTTGCCACTGGTGGACAGAGTGATATAGAGGAAGAGGCCAGCAGCGCAAGttattttg GATCATTTAAAAAGCATCTTGCCTCCTATTTTTCAAAAG CTCCAACAGATAATAAAGGTATACAAAAATATGGCAATGTGAGTCTCAAGATCAAGCAAGGGGACATCACTAAAGAAAGAAATTCTGATGTTATTGTTAATGGTATAAAGGATTCCATGGACCTTTCACACTcag GACAAGTTTGTAAAACTTTACTCAAAATATGTGGGCAAGAGCTTCAAGATGAATGTTCTAGAAAAA tTGATGAGATGAAAACCGATGGCCTAGTTGTAACATCAGCCCCCAAGTTACAATGTAAAAATATCATACACATCAGCCAAGATCAGTTCTCCAAGTGCTTGGACAAAGGTGTAACTAAAATTCTGCTGGAGGCAGAGAAAATTGGAGCTTCAACTTTGTCATTGCCTGTATTAGGCGCAG GATCACGTCATGCTAATCACCATAGCATCAAAAAATCTATACTCAGTGCCATTGAACAGTTTGGTAACTCAGGAGCCAAGAAACTCACCAAAATCAAGCTGGTTATATTTGATCCtcatgtttttaatgttttcatggGCCATGGAGAAGCCAAAGTCCATTCTTCTCATGATAAATCCATAG cCAATATGCCACCAATTAGTGTATCACAGAAAGCAGAACTGGTCATTTATTCCGACAGTGCTGAACAAAGAATGTTAGCAGAGAAAAAACTAAAGGAGAAATGCAAGGCAgcttttaaagaagaaaaagataCAGAACAAAATTTGACCAAATTATCAAACGCGcag ATCAAGTCATTGGAATACTTAGGTCTACAAAACAGAATCAAAGTGACAGTTAGAGCTCAAGAACATTTGTTGATAACGGAAGGATTTCAACCTACTGGAATGTTGCAAGTCcataaacaactaaaaaaactaGTGGTTGAAGCAGTTGGTAAGCATCACATGTCACTGCTACATGCTGTGCCATCATCTATTGAATGGCAGTATAAACAGGGAGATAAATGGCGCAGTTTTGACTCTGT TTTAAATAGTGAAACCGAAagagagtttaaaaataaatctgatACTTTTGAAATAACAGACATGAAAGGAAGGAAAATTagtatcaattttaaaaaaatgaaggaaACTTTTCAAGAGGAACAAGGAGGAAAACAATCTTTTGATATCAGACGATAcgacaaaactaaat CAGTTAGTGAGCCCTTGCCTAGGAAATGGGATAAAATGTCAAAGGGAGAAAATTTGAAGATGGTACAAGTACAACCTGGCAGTGAGGAGTATACTAAAGTAGAACAACATTTTACATCCAAGGGAGGAAATTTACCtattaaaaag attGAGCGCATTCAAAACAAAGCACTGTACCAGCAATTTTCTGTTAAGAAAAGAGATATAGATGCGCATAATCCTAAGGGACATCAGAATGAATTAAAACTATTTCATGGCACTGCTGCACAGACTGTTCCTTTTATCAATGAAAATGGATTTGACAGAAGTCATTGTGGTGTGAATG gtaCTGCCTATGGTAAAGGTGTGTACTTTGCATTGAACTCATCCTACTCAGTTGGATATGCTAAATCAGATATTCTAGGCAACAGATATATGTATGTAGCAAGAGTATTAACTGGAGAAAATGTCACTACCAATGGAAATACTCAATTTCTACCTAACAAACCAGGAACGAACAGACCATATGACTCTGGTGGTTCTATTCCCCATGGAATCTATGTTATATTTCATGATGCACAGGTTTATCCTGaatatttaataacattttga